In Nodosilinea sp. PGN35, the genomic stretch CGACTTGTGCCGCTGAATCTAACCCTTGATCCAATTGTTGCAGAGCTGTCTAATTGCTTAAATAAAGGCCGAAAGCCTATTACTCTAATCACTTTCCCAGCCTTTGTGGGAATGGCACTCAGGGTTCCTGTTATGACTGACTCAAGTCCCCGTCTGAGATAATTCATAAGTCTAAACTTCCTGTTTTTAGTCGTTGCAATTGACTTATCGCGATCGCAGCTGCACCCTTTAACCTGCTCACTTGAGCCCGCGCACGGTTCAGCTCAACGGGAACTGCACCACATCAAATCAGCTGCACGGTAGGCCTGTTAACTTTTGCCTGTCAGTTTTTTAAAGACAAACGCCAGCGGGTTCTTCGCCCAGCATGCCAGGCCCTCAACCGCATCATTTTGACCGGTTAAAAATGAGTTTGAGCAAGGAATTCAAATCCTAGGTTAGGCTCAATAGCTAAACGTTTGTGCCCAGCTCGAAAACCGCTGCTCCGGTACCGCCAGTTCTCCAAACAGAAAACTTCTGGCCGCTACAGATCAGCTGGACTGGCAAAAACTATAGACAGCTACCGCGTTGAAAATCCCGGCCACCAGCCGCAATCACCACCGGCAGAGAGGAGCGCAAAACTGGCGCTGCCTGATCTGGCTAACATCAGATCGCTCCATAAAAGCTGGTTCAGGACGTTCTGATATCCCAAAAGTACGGCTCTTAATTAGTCAGCGCCGCTGTGCTTCCTTAGAAAAAATTTTGTTTAGGGGGGAGTCAAGCCGCCTGGAATTCTCACTGCCATAACCGGCAGGCCAACTCGGCTCAGGCGGGCCAAGCGCAACCCCTTCAGCAAAGGCTGATAGATCTCGGTGTAGAAGTATGACTGGTTAGAAATTAGCATGAACATACACCAACTTCATACCCATTCTGCGCTAGCTGCCAAGCCTTTAAACAAACGCAGAACAGATGGGTTTGGCTTTAGTTTACTACCAAACTCTCTAAGCGACAACCAACGTTTGCTCAGCTCTGCAATAGCCCACTGGGGAGCGTTGCGCCGGTCAGATCAGCCTCGGCCAGGGTAGCCCCAGTCAGGTCGGCCCCGGTGAGATTAGCCCCGCACAAAATCGCGCCCCGGAGGTCAGCATAGCTGAGGTCAGCCCCTTGCAGATTGGCTCCGCTCAGGTCGGTCTTGGGCGACTCGGGGCGAAAGCCCTGGCCCAACTGGGCGCGGCAGAGCTTGGCCCCGCTCAAGTTAGTCTGGGCGAGTTGGGCACCGCTGAGGTGGGCATAGCTCAGATTGGCCCCTTCTAGGTTGGCTGACCTGAGGTTGGTTTGCTGATCGGAGGTGGGGCGCAGATCGGCGTCGATCAGCAGGGCGTGGGCCAAGTTGGCGGTTTGAAAGTTGACGCCGCAGAGAATGGCTTTGATCAGGTTAGCGCGGCTCAGATCGGCACCTACAAACACCGCGCCGCTGAGGTCGGCGTCGCGTAGCTGGGCCTGGGCGCACCGGGCGGCGGTGAAGTCGGCTCCCCACAGCAGGGCTTCGCTGAGGTCGGCCTGGGTGAAACTGCTGTGGGCAAAGTGGGTGCGGCCCAGGCGAGCCTGGCGCAGGTCGCTGTGGCTAAAGTCGGCACCGCTGAGGTGAGCTTGCAGTAGCTCAATATCGACCAGCCTGAGACCCGAGAAGGTGCGATCGCCCCGGCCATAGCGCCTTAAAATTTCACCCGCATCCATGGATCACTCGCCGCTCAAGTATTTCAGCAGTTTACTGGACACTGTCTACCTCAGAACAGAGATTCAGGGGCAACGGCAAATACTGGGATGGGGTAAAGCAGTGGTCAGTTCTGCTTTGCCGTCTGGGGCCGCGATCGCCCATTCGTAGCACTCCACGCTGTTCAGATCGCAGCAGGTGCAGTCAGTGCACTGGGTTGGCCTAGGCAAGCTGCGAATGCGCCCCTTGCGCATCAGCTTAGCCAGCATGGGCCGCAACGCCTGACTACTGGTGTGAAAATGCAGCGATAGGTCGGCCATAGACACGGTTCCGTGGGCGGCAATGTAGGTTTGGAGGGCGGTGAGCATAGGGCTATCCCTCCACCAGTAGCGATCGCCTGCGCCGGGCCAGTCGAGAGTAGCGCATCAGGAGAATGGTGGCGATCGCTGCCCCCGTGAGCCCTGCAATCCAGGCGGCGGCGCTGGCGGGGTGGCGCGCGAAGGTCATCACCTGGTAGTACATGACGGCGCTCCAGTAGGCCAGGGCCGTAGTCCATACCCCGACAAAGGTCGTCCAACCGGCGTTGGTTTCGCGGTAAACGGCCCCCATGGCGGCAGCGCAGGGGAAGTACATCAGCACAAACAGCAGGTAGGCAAAGGCTCCCACCCTGCCATCGAAACGCAGCGCCATCTGGCCAAAGGTGGTGTGGGTAACGGCCTGTTCTGCGGCGGCGGCATCCAGGTCGCTGACATTGCCAATGGCAAGACCGAGGGGGTCGAGCAGGGTGCCGGGGAGGGCAGCCAGGTTGGCGGGGATAGTCGCAAAGGCTTCCCCAATGCTGCCAAAAAAGTCGAAGTCGTCGCCGCCCAGGTCTACCCCGGCGGCGGCGGCTTCATCCCGAGCCAGCTGACTGTAAAGCGAATCAAGGGTGCCGACGACGGCCTCCTTAGCAAACACTCCCGTAAAAATGCCGACGGTGGCGGGCCAGTTGTCCTGGGTCAGCCCCATGGGGGCAAAGACGGGGGTGACCCGCTGGCTCAGGGCGCTGAGGATGGAGTTTTCGCTGTCTTCATTGCCGATGGAGCCGTCAAGGCCAATGGAGTTGAGCAAACTCAGCACCATCACCATGGCGACGATCACCCGACCGGCTCGAATCACAAAGCTTTTGAGTCGTTCCC encodes the following:
- the hetL gene encoding heterocyst differentiation pentapeptide repeat protein HetL — translated: MDAGEILRRYGRGDRTFSGLRLVDIELLQAHLSGADFSHSDLRQARLGRTHFAHSSFTQADLSEALLWGADFTAARCAQAQLRDADLSGAVFVGADLSRANLIKAILCGVNFQTANLAHALLIDADLRPTSDQQTNLRSANLEGANLSYAHLSGAQLAQTNLSGAKLCRAQLGQGFRPESPKTDLSGANLQGADLSYADLRGAILCGANLTGADLTGATLAEADLTGATLPSGLLQS
- a CDS encoding FeoC-like transcriptional regulator — encoded protein: MLTALQTYIAAHGTVSMADLSLHFHTSSQALRPMLAKLMRKGRIRSLPRPTQCTDCTCCDLNSVECYEWAIAAPDGKAELTTALPHPSICRCP